A part of Terriglobus roseus genomic DNA contains:
- the mltG gene encoding endolytic transglycosylase MltG, with product MKFFGFLLLLVLIALGGAAYLVYAPFTPSQETFVDLPVGTGTQAMAQKLQDAHVIRTRYAFLILRVWKGGNLKAGEYRFADPASALTVYQRIARGDVYTRAVTIPEGFNLYDIATAIEGAGLGTHAAFLEAAQKNTDLIADLSPNAQTLEGFLYPDTYRFSRHTTMRTMLDTMVRRFRKETALLDLQQPQACAGLCTSLAQTVTLASLVEKEVHFDDERTQAAGVFINRLNRNMPLQTDPTVIYAAILAGHWTGVIHRSDLDRDSPYNTYKRTGLPPAPICSPGAAALKAALHPADTEALYFVADNTGHTRFSNNISEHNANVADYRKGQQ from the coding sequence GTGAAGTTCTTTGGCTTCCTTCTGCTGCTCGTACTCATCGCCTTAGGCGGTGCCGCTTATCTTGTCTACGCGCCGTTCACGCCGTCGCAGGAAACCTTCGTCGATCTCCCAGTCGGCACAGGAACGCAAGCCATGGCGCAGAAACTACAGGACGCACACGTCATTCGCACGCGTTATGCCTTCCTGATTCTTCGTGTGTGGAAAGGCGGCAATCTCAAGGCCGGCGAGTATCGCTTTGCTGACCCAGCCTCTGCGCTCACCGTCTATCAGCGCATCGCGCGCGGAGACGTCTACACACGCGCCGTCACCATCCCCGAAGGCTTCAACCTCTACGACATCGCTACAGCCATCGAAGGCGCTGGTCTAGGAACGCACGCCGCCTTCCTGGAAGCCGCGCAGAAGAACACAGACCTGATCGCTGATCTGTCGCCGAACGCGCAGACACTCGAGGGCTTTCTTTATCCCGACACCTATCGCTTCAGCCGCCACACCACCATGCGCACCATGCTCGACACAATGGTCCGGCGCTTCCGCAAAGAGACCGCGCTCTTGGATCTTCAACAGCCACAGGCCTGCGCCGGTCTCTGCACCTCACTCGCGCAGACCGTAACGCTTGCATCACTTGTAGAAAAAGAAGTTCACTTCGACGACGAACGCACGCAAGCCGCAGGCGTCTTCATCAATCGTCTCAATCGGAACATGCCATTACAGACAGACCCAACGGTCATCTACGCGGCAATCCTCGCAGGCCATTGGACAGGTGTCATTCATCGCAGCGACCTAGACCGCGACTCCCCATACAACACCTACAAGCGCACGGGCCTGCCACCCGCGCCCATCTGTTCACCGGGAGCTGCGGCCCTCAAAGCCGCATTGCATCCTGCTGACACCGAAGCTCTCTACTTCGTAGCGGACAACACAGGCCACACTCGCTTCTCCAACAACATCAGCGAACACAACGCCAACGTCGCCGACTACCGCAAGGGCCAACAATAA
- the purK gene encoding 5-(carboxyamino)imidazole ribonucleotide synthase, whose amino-acid sequence MNTTPADLMEKLRGPVLPGATIGIFGGGQLGRMMGIAARSMGYKVHVLDPDPACPAGYIADKVIEASWNDRWAAANLARESSTVTLEIEQVSITSLDEASRWAPMRPGAAMLAVIQDRVEQKDWLHKHGFPIGPYRSVRSPEQLAEAVKVLDGPVFVKSARGGYDGRGQAKLGFGGAVVDDAALRQAWQDVGATDCVAERALELAKEISVMVARAPNGEVKVYPPAENFHENQILSWSVIPANISDELMEKAQAVASEIADTFGLEGLLAVEMFLTTDGQLLVNELAPRPHNSYHGSERACTTGQFEQAIRTACNLPLGDVSLVQPTAIANLLGDVWLDDEGKEKQPAFDKALAVPGVRLTLYEKLKPRKGRKMGHLSAVGATADEARERVLAAKAAL is encoded by the coding sequence ATGAACACTACTCCTGCCGACCTGATGGAAAAACTGCGCGGACCGGTGTTGCCGGGAGCGACGATTGGCATTTTTGGCGGTGGCCAGCTTGGCCGCATGATGGGTATTGCTGCACGTTCGATGGGCTACAAGGTTCACGTGCTGGATCCTGATCCGGCATGCCCGGCCGGCTATATCGCTGACAAGGTGATTGAGGCTTCGTGGAATGATCGCTGGGCTGCTGCGAATCTTGCGCGTGAATCTTCGACGGTGACGCTGGAGATTGAGCAGGTTTCGATCACAAGCCTGGATGAGGCTTCGCGCTGGGCGCCGATGCGGCCAGGAGCGGCGATGCTGGCAGTGATTCAGGATCGCGTGGAGCAGAAGGATTGGCTGCATAAGCATGGCTTCCCGATTGGGCCGTATCGCTCAGTGCGTTCGCCCGAGCAGTTGGCCGAGGCCGTGAAGGTGCTGGATGGGCCGGTGTTTGTGAAGTCGGCCCGCGGTGGTTATGACGGTCGCGGCCAGGCGAAGCTGGGATTTGGCGGCGCTGTTGTGGACGATGCTGCGCTGCGCCAGGCCTGGCAAGATGTTGGCGCTACGGATTGTGTGGCAGAGCGCGCGCTTGAGTTGGCGAAAGAGATCAGTGTGATGGTGGCTCGTGCTCCGAATGGCGAGGTGAAGGTTTATCCTCCTGCGGAGAATTTTCACGAGAACCAGATTCTTAGCTGGAGCGTGATTCCGGCGAACATCTCTGATGAGTTGATGGAGAAGGCGCAGGCAGTGGCGAGCGAGATTGCCGATACGTTTGGGCTGGAAGGCTTGCTGGCCGTCGAGATGTTCCTGACCACTGATGGTCAGTTGTTGGTGAATGAGCTTGCACCGCGTCCTCACAACAGCTATCACGGCAGCGAACGCGCATGCACGACGGGGCAGTTTGAGCAGGCGATCCGTACAGCGTGCAATCTGCCTCTCGGCGATGTGTCGCTGGTGCAGCCTACGGCGATTGCGAATCTGTTGGGCGATGTTTGGCTGGATGACGAGGGCAAGGAGAAGCAGCCTGCTTTTGATAAAGCGCTGGCTGTTCCCGGTGTCCGGCTGACGCTTTATGAGAAGTTGAAGCCGCGTAAGGGCCGCAAGATGGGGCATCTGAGCGCGGTGGGTGCGACTGCGGATGAGGCTCGCGAGCGTGTGCTGGCGGCGAAGGCTGCGTTGTAA
- the purE gene encoding 5-(carboxyamino)imidazole ribonucleotide mutase: MADSPLIGVVMGSKSDYACMGAAVRILKEFGVAYEARVVSAHRTPDLLFEYAEQARPRGLRAIIAGAGGAAHLPGMLAAKTIVPVFGVPVNATSLNGMDSLLSIVQMPKGIPVGTLAIGEAGAVNAALLAIAVLATTDAALGDRLENWRKERETIVRAETLEDGATA, translated from the coding sequence ATGGCTGATAGTCCGCTGATTGGCGTGGTTATGGGATCGAAGAGCGACTACGCGTGTATGGGCGCGGCGGTCCGCATTCTGAAGGAATTTGGTGTGGCGTACGAGGCGCGTGTGGTTTCCGCGCACCGTACGCCAGACCTGCTGTTTGAGTATGCGGAGCAGGCGCGGCCGCGAGGACTGCGGGCCATTATTGCCGGTGCGGGCGGGGCAGCGCATTTGCCTGGTATGTTGGCGGCGAAGACGATTGTGCCGGTATTTGGCGTGCCTGTGAACGCGACGTCGTTGAATGGCATGGATTCGCTGCTGTCGATTGTTCAGATGCCGAAGGGCATTCCCGTTGGGACACTGGCGATTGGTGAAGCGGGCGCCGTGAATGCCGCGTTGCTGGCGATTGCCGTACTGGCTACTACCGATGCGGCGCTGGGCGATCGGCTGGAGAATTGGCGCAAAGAACGCGAGACGATTGTTCGCGCGGAAACGCTGGAAGATGGAGCGACTGCATGA